From the Leishmania panamensis strain MHOM/PA/94/PSC-1 chromosome 31 sequence genome, one window contains:
- a CDS encoding hypothetical protein (TriTrypDB/GeneDB-style sysID: LpmP.31.2280), producing MPKAVQFAVLKQGALESGSWTQRVLTIDTTTDTVTISRKQHSKNLFYHSLEVLHVQMWPRYKACEVAPQFNSLKAKMTLRIFGKQVPVPKMSVEEVTAAEVAAMIRLPSVPSSISLDASLNIERPPAAAPLHSEKLKPRPSAAAASTGDDLCDSWMVRFSSIDSYELAVLLLSNMRNKEGKRKRLFGHHVLTDLECVKKAWNEETKSLKSISDATRAPERL from the coding sequence ATGCCCAAAGCTGTTCAGTTCGCCGTGCTGAAGCAGGGCGCCCTGGAGTCCGGCAGCTGGACGCAGCGTGTGCTGACAATCGACACAACAACCGACACGGTGACTATCAGCCGCAAGCAGCACAGCAAGAACCTCTTTTACCACTctctggaggtgctgcatgTGCAGATGTGGCCGCGGTACAAGGCGTGCGAGGTGGCCCCCCAGTTTAACTCGCTCAAAGCAAAGATGACATTGCGTATCTTCGGAAAGCAGGTGCCTGTGCCGAAGATGTCTGTGGAAGAGGTCACCGCCGCGGAAGTGGCGGCGATGATTCGTCTGCCAAGCGTACCCTCCAGCATCTCGCTGGATGCCTCACTAAACATTGAGCGcccgccagcggcagcgccactacATTCAGAGAAACTGAAGCCGCGcccctctgcagctgctgcaagcACAGGCGACGACCTCTGCGACAGCTGGATGgtccgcttctcttccatcGACTCGTATGAGCTGGCAGTGTTGCTTCTCAGCAACATGCGGAACAAGGAAGGCAAGCGCAAGCGCTTGTTTGGCCACCACGTTCTCACAGACCTCGAGTGCGTGAAGAAGGCGTGGAATGAGGAGACAAAAAGCTTGAAGTCCATCAGCGATGCTACCAGGGCCCCTGAAAGACTGTGA
- a CDS encoding hypothetical protein (TriTrypDB/GeneDB-style sysID: LpmP.31.2290), whose protein sequence is MEEFKTQKQSSRNAGKWSYCVLSIHSQLGVAAITDCDNADGGFYQCMRVANVQIWPQYSKKHIKEKFVSMEAMLTVRVKGIPAKVGVREAPSATGPTKIYSYTMRGPEAKKHTWMLRFSKYEDFEGAMNLFQAMKVSDLHLSVTKRVEGRQQTKELEEGTVEVDLSELAPRTIIYGNLNEGLAPIRAEWQQKQLKGSRPKSDR, encoded by the coding sequence ATGGAGGAGTTCAAGACGCAGAAACAGAGTAGCCGTAACGCAGGCAAATGGTCCTACTGCGTCCTCTCGATTCACTCCCAGCTGGGGGTAGCCGCCATCACTGACTGCGACAATGCGGATGGCGGGTTTTACCAGTGCATGCGCGTCGCCAATGTGCAGATTTGGCCGCAATACAGTAAGAAGCACATCAAAGAGAAATTCGTGTCGATGGAGGCGATGCTGACAGTGCGCGTGAAGGGAATCCCTGCAAAAGTGGGGGTGCGTGAGGCGCCCAGCGCTACCGGTCCTACAAAGATCTACAGCTATACGATGAGGGGACCCGAGGCAAAGAAGCACACGTGGATGCTGCGCTTCAGCAAGTACGAAGACTTTGAAGGCGCCATGAATCTTTTCCAAGCCATGAAGGTCAGTGACCTCCATTTGTCTGTAACAAAGCGTGTGgaggggcggcagcagacgaAGGAACTCGAGGAGGGGACCGTGGAAGTCGATCTTTCGGAGTTAGCTCCACGCACGATAATCTACGGCAACTTGAACGAAGGGCTTGCACCCATTCGCGCAGAGTGGCAACAGAAACAGCTCAAGGGGAGCAGGCCCAAGTCTGATCGTtag
- a CDS encoding lipase, putative (TriTrypDB/GeneDB-style sysID: LpmP.31.2300), whose translation MPMAITLERRMPQLHSCASLCVTTLLVSLMMLLAFPLFTSLTKKSESIIANTASLDYNVTEGRKALYFCKSAYCPVKSVIEWNCGSACSNATPNFRVFNVYDNTSTGNFGYSGIDNDAGRIVVVFRGTHNTANWIQDLDFWSIPYPNPSCGNNCRIHRGFYRAYSSIRYQLIYDVLSMLERYPSYTLFITGHSLGGAMALLAAIDFTTWNVSKPEVVDNSVQPSSAAPKPSHLAPVMLYTFGEPRVGNQYFTNWSTSVLANEKQFRITHAKDPVPHLPPLSWSYVHVPQEVWYPADDEAVLLCQDNSSTEDPLCSNSVYATRVADHLIYFGICTRCECTAAEMEEIYKYKLPPETYSLLALDYVMNKPRPTVR comes from the coding sequence atGCCCATGGCTATCACACTTGAACGGAGGATGCCGCAGCTACACTCCTGCGCGTCACTGTGCGTCACCACACTTCTTGTCAGCCTGATGATGCTTCTTGcattcccccttttcacctCCCTGACTAAGAAGAGCGAGTCGATCATCGCCAACACAGCGTCGCTGGATTACAACGTCACTGAGGGGCGGAAAGCGCTTTACTTTTGCAAGTCGGCGTACTGCCCCGTGAAGAGTGTGATTGAGTGgaactgcggcagcgcctgctcCAACGCCACGCCGAATTTTCGCGTTTTTAACGTCTACGACAACACCTCAACCGGCAACTTCGGCTATAGCGGCATCGACAACGATGCGGGGCGCATTGTCGTGGTCTTCCGCGGCACGCACAACACGGCAAACTGGATACAAGACTTGGACTTCTGGTCCATCCCATACCCCAACCCGAGCTGTGGAAACAACTGCAGGATTCACCGCGGCTTTTATAGGGCGTACAGCAGTATTCGCTATCAGCTGATCTACGATGTGCTGTCGATGCTTGAGCGGTATCCTTCCTACACCCTCTTCATCACCGGCCACTCCCTCGGTGGTGCAATGGCCCTGCTGGCTGCTATTGACTTTACAACATGGAACGTTTCGAAGCCGGAAGTAGTGGACAACAGCGTGCAgcccagcagcgcggcaccaAAGCCATCGCACTTGGCACCGGTGATGCTCTACACATTTGGTGAACCCCGCGTGGGCAACCAGTACTTCACGAATTGGTCTACGTCTGTCTTGGCCAACGAGAAGCAGTTTCGTATCACTCACGCAAAGGATCCTGTGCCACATCTGCCACCGCTCTCGTGGAGCTATGTACATGTGCCGCAGGAGGTGTGGTACCCCGCAGACGACGAGGCCGTCCTCCTATGCCAGGACAACAGCTCTACCGAGGACCCGTTATGCAGCAACAGTGTGTACGCGACAAGAGTGGCGGACCATCTCATCTACTTCGGTATTTGTACACGATGCGAGTGCACGGCggcggagatggaggaaATCTACAAGTACAAGCTACCACCCGAGACATATAGTCTTCTCGCCCTCGACTACGTCATGAACAAACCCCGTCCTACAGTACGCTga
- a CDS encoding uridine kinase-like protein (TriTrypDB/GeneDB-style sysID: LpmP.31.2310), which yields MPCTVIGISGASGSGKSSLSTNIVSELMAHCGPVSIGVICEDFYYRDQSNIPESERAYTNYDHPKSLEHDLLTTHLRELKSGKTVQIPQYDYVHHTRSDTAVTMTPKSVLIVEGILLFTNAELRNEMDCLIFVDTPLDICLIRRAKRDMRERGRTFESVIEQYEATVRPMYYAYVEPSKVYADIIVPSWKDNSVAVGVLRAKLNHDLEKM from the coding sequence ATGCCGTGCACCGTGATCGGCATCTCCGGCGCCTCGGGCTCCGGCAAGTCGTCGCTCAGCACAAACATTGTATCGGAGCTTATGGCGCACTGCGGCCCCGTCAGCATCGGCGTCATCTGCGAGGATTTCTACTACAGGGACCAGTCCAACATCCctgagagcgagcgagcctATACCAACTATGACCATCCAAAGTCGCTTGAGCACGACCTGCTGACAACGCACCTTCGCGAGCTGAAGTCAGGCAAGACGGTGCAAATACCCCAGTACGACTATGTGCACCACACGCGCTCTGACACTGCAGTCACGATGACGCCGAAGAGCGTCCTCATTGTCGAGGGTATTCTCCTCTTTACAAatgcggagctgcgcaacgaGATGGACTGCCTCATCTTCGTTGACACCCCGCTGGACATCTGCCTGATCCGGCGCGCGAAGCGCGATATGAGGGAACGTGGTCGCACCTTCGAGTCCGTCATTGAACAATACGAGGCGACGGTGCGTCCCATGTACTACGCGTACGTTGAGCCGTCTAAGGTGTACGCCGACATCATCGTGCCGAGTTGGAAGGACAACAGCGTCGCAGTCGGGGTGTTGAGGGCTAAGCTGAATCACGACCTCGAGAAGATGTGA
- a CDS encoding ferredoxin 2fe-2s-like protein (TriTrypDB/GeneDB-style sysID: LpmP.31.2320), translating into MHQFALPRAALCARRSLASAALASSSGTSLRWCTTPPPPLSSPVTTPGKVRVHIKSETEGKETTVQAAVGLTLMEVIRDVAKMDMEAACDGTCACSTCHVIFMESSYKKLLDAPSEDEMDMLDLAPKVTNTSRLSCQVRITPELDNISVTIPNEMENQMGY; encoded by the coding sequence ATGCATCAGTTTGCGCTACCAAGGGCGGCACTCTGTGCGCGTCGATCTCTAGCATCAGCAGCCCTGGCAAGCTCTTCAGGCACGTCGCTCCGCTGGTGCAccacacctccacctccccttTCGTCGCCCGTCACTACTCCTGGAAAGGTAAGGGTTCACATCAAGAGCGAGAcggagggaaaagagacgACAGTTCAGGCCGCCGTTGGGCTCACTTTGATGGAGGTGATTCGCGATGTCGCCAAGATGGATATGGAAGCGGCGTGCGACGGaacgtgcgcgtgcagcacctGCCACGTCATCTTCATGGAGTCGTCCTACAAGAAACTTCTGGACGCACCAAGTGAGGACGAGATGGACATGCTAGACCTGGCTCCAAAGGTCACCAATACATCGAGGCTTTCGTGTCAGGTGCGGATCACGCCGGAGCTGGACAACATCTCCGTGACGATACCCAACGAGATGGAGAACCAAATGGGCTACTGA
- a CDS encoding adrenodoxin-like protein (TriTrypDB/GeneDB-style sysID: LpmP.31.2330), translating into MRRYSSLRPTGVLLRPPLIPVGTLCTPRTSYSTPGKVKVCVKAQDGTLCDFEAPAGMSLMHAIRDVAKLEMDGACDGCVQCSTCHVYLSKSCFKKLGKLSEQEQDILDKALDLKDTSRLACQIILTPEMSGLEVALPRSVTNLLL; encoded by the coding sequence ATGCGTCGTTATTCCTCGCTTCGCCCCACTGGCGTCTTGCTGCGGCCTCCTCTCATCCCTGTCGGTACTCTTTGTACCCCGCGTACGTCGTACAGCACACCCGGCAAGGTGAAGGTCTGTGTTAAGGCGCAGGATGGCACTCTATGCGACTTCGAGGCGCCAGCTGGCATGTCTCTGATGCATGCGATTCGCGACGTAGCGAAGCTGGAGATGGATGGAGCCTGCGATGGCTGCGTGCAGTGCTCGACTTGTCATGTGTATCTTTCCAAGTCATGCTTCAAGAAGCTTGGGAAACTCTCTGAGCAGGAGCAGGACATCCTCGACAAAGCACTCGACCTCAAGGACACGTCCCGGCTCGCATGCCAAATCATCCTCACCCCTGAGATGAGTGGCTTAGAGGTGGCGCTTCCAAGGAGTGTCACTAACCTACTCCTGTGA
- a CDS encoding adrenodoxin-like protein (TriTrypDB/GeneDB-style sysID: LpmP.31.2340) codes for MLLWCEAPFLVRKWVRMYRRLLPGPPRPRCMAAPMLLSTSRAPKGTPGRVQVHVKKRDGTHCDVEVPVGLSLMQALRDVARLDVEGTCNGEMVCATCHVRLSATSFKRVAGPSEEEEDVLAKVLDVKETSRLACQVDLTPEVDGLEVELPPYDNGRC; via the coding sequence ATGTTGTTGTGGTGTGAGGCGCCTTTCCTCGTAAGAAAGTGGGTGAGGATGTACCGAAGGCTCCTCCCCGGTCCCCCGCGCCCGCGATGCATGGCGGCGCCGATGCTGCTCAGTACTTCACGGGCACCCAAAGGCACCCCTGGTAGAGTCCAGGTGCATGTCAAGAAGCGAGACGGCACACACTGTGACGTGGAGGTGCCGGTCGGCCTCTCGCTCATGCAGGCCCTCCGTGACGTCGCGAGACTCGATGTGGAGGGCACCTGCAACGGGGAAATGGTCTGTGCCACCTGTCATGTGAGACTCTCGGCGACATCCTTCAAAAGGGTCGCAGGACCCtccgaggaggaagaggacgtTTTGGCCAAGGTGCTCGACGTGAAGGAGACGTCCCGACTTGCGTGCCAGGTGGATCTGACCCCGGAGGTGGATGggctggaggtggagctTCCGCCATACGACAATGGCCGCTGCTAG